A region of the Candidatus Paceibacterota bacterium genome:
GGGAGATAAGTTACTAACGTAGCTTTTACACAATTAGAAACAAAGGCACCACCTCTACGGAAGTGGTGTTTTTTTTATTCGCACACCATTTCGTACAGGAACGTGCTCTACAAGCGCAGCGATGTCTTCAAGGCTATCTGTAACCATAAAGAGATTAAGATCGTCTGGATCAATTGTATCAAGTGGAAACATATTTCGTTTCATAAAATCAATTAGTGGGTTCCAAAAATCTGTTCCATAGAGAACCATTGGAACTTTTTCAATCTTTCTGGTTTGCACGAGCGTAGCAATTTCAAAGAATTCATCCATTGTTCCAAAACCGCCCGGAAAAAAGATGTACGCTTCAGCAGAGAAGGTGAGCATAACCTTTCTTATGAAGAAATAATTAAACTGCATTCCGTGGTTGATGTATGGATTTACGTGTTGTTCGTACGGAAGCTTGATATTTAATCCAATAGAATGGCCGTGATGCTCTGATGCGCCACGATTTGCAGCTTCCATGATGCCGGGACCACCACCAGTTACGACACTAAAGCCTTTTTTTGCGAGCATGCCAGATAATTCACGGGCATCTTTGTAATATTTATTTGTTTCTGGAAAACGAGAAGAGCCAAAAATACTTACTGACTTTGGTTGTCGCTTAATTAAATTAAATCCCGCAATCATCTCATCGTTGACTGCGTGAATACGTTCTCGAATCTCTTCTTCTACCTGGTGAAGTGTTACTGGAACGTACGAGGTGTTGGAAAAAGGCTGGTTATCTTTGTCAGCTTGCATATAATGAGGATATGGTACCACATGCATACGCTGAAGACGGCTCTTTAAATCTTATTAGCTGCGGAAAAACACTCGATGACCAGTGTGATTTTTATGACTTAATTAATCTTGGACATAGCGTTATCAACGCAGTTATTTTCCTCGCACTCATTTTATTACTATTCATGCTCTTAAAAGCAGGATGGCAATATTTATTTGCGGGAGCGAGTGATCCAGGAGTGCTTAACAAGGCCAAGAAATCATTTACAAAGATCGCAGTTGGAATATTTTTGATGTTAATAGGTTGGCTGGTGATAAACTTCGTCGTTGAAAGTGTAGTTGATACAAGCAAGTTCGATAATCCACTCACTGCAACATCGACAACATCATAAATTATAAATAATTAACAAACACATGAAATCATTCAAAGCGTATTGGCCGATTTACCTTCTTGGGTTAGCATTAGTGGTCTTATTAGCATTACAAATTATTATGGACGTTAGAGATTCATCAAATAGCCTAGGTGAGGATACACAGAACACACAAGAAGAAATTGTAGAGGTAGTGGATGTTAAGAATTCACAGCAAGTAGAAGCGACAGGTGAAACAAACTCACTACAGGTAACTGACAGTGTTGTTGGAATTGGTGCCGAGGCCGTTTCAGGAAAGACAGTAACAGTACACTACACAGGAAAGTTTACCGACGGAAAAGTATTTGATAGCTCAGTTGGAAAACAGCCATTTTCATTTATCCTCGGAGCAGGACAGGTAATCGCTGGATGGGACACTGGTGTTGCTGGTATGAAGGTTGGTGGAAAGCGTTCACTCGTCATTCCTTCATCCCTCGGATATGGCCCAAATGATTACGGACCAATTCCAGGCGGATCAACACTCCTTTTTGATGTTGAGTTGCTTGACGTTAAGTAACAGGGTAGAACTGGGTAATGAAATTCACGCTTTCTAAGCGTTTAAAGACAGATCTGACACGATCCATTTCTCCAGATGTAAGTGGAAGAACTGGAGTCATAACAACTGATCACGGGGTTATCAAGACCCCGGCTTTTGTTGCAGTAGGAACAAAAGCAACACTTAAAGCAATTACACCAGAGCAAGCGGTTGAAGCAGGTGTCCAAGCGGTACTGGCTAATACATATCATTTATATCTTGAGCCAGGTGCTGACATGGTTTCAGCAGCTGGAGGGTTTGCAAAGATGATGAACTGGAAAGGACCAACAATGACTGATTCAGGAGGTTTCCAGGTGTTTTCTCTTGGTGCGGCATACGGAAAAGGAATTTCAAAAATTCTTAAATCTTCCTCGGAACTTTCACTTGCCGCGGGTGATGTTGATGAAGAAGTAAAAGCACCACTGGTCTCAATTGATCACGATGGTGTGATGTTTCGGTCGCACATTGATGGGACTGCACACTATTTCACTCCAGAAAAATCAGTAGACATTCAACACGCACTTGGAGCAGACATGTTTTTTGCTTTTGATGAGTGTACGTCTCCAACAGAGACGAGGGTCTATCAAAGAGAAGCACTTGATCGTACACATCGTTGGGCAAAGCGATGTCTCACGCAACATCGAAATTCAATACACGCAACGAGACAAGCCATTTTTGGAGTGATCCAAGGTGGAAGAGACAGAGATCTTCGCGAAGAGAGTGCAAAGACAATTGCCGACATGGGATTTGATGGGTTTGGAATTGGTGGATCATTTGCCAAAGAAGACATGCAAACAGCCGTTTCATGGGTGAATGCACTTTTACCAGAAGATCAACCTCGTCACTTGTTAGGTATCGGAGAGCCAGAAGATTTGTTCATGGGTGCAGAACAAGGAGTTGATTTGTTTGATTGTGTAGCTCCAACTCGAATCGCACGAAACGGTGGTATTCATACAAGTGCTGGGAGGATCAATATTACAAACGCAGTATATAGACAGGATTTTGGGCCACTAGACAATGGTTGCGCGTGTTATACATGCAAAAACTTCACCCGAGCGTATGTAGCACACCTCTTTCACTCCAAAGAAATGCTTGCCGCGACACTTGCGACAATCCACAACCTCTTTTTCATTTCTGACTTCATGCGAAAGATCAGGGAGTCAATGGAAGACGACACATTTTACGATTTCAGAGACAACTTTATAAAGAAGTATTATAGTAGGTAAGTGAAATTCAATCTCAAAAGCCAATTTAAGCCAGGTGGAGACCAGCCACAAGCAATCAAGAAACTTGTGAGTGGTTTACGTAATGGAGACAAACACCAGACACTCTTGGGGGTAACTGGTTCTGGTAAGACATTTACTGCTGCCAACATTATCCAGGAGATGCAGAAGCCTACACTTGTTATTGCGCACAATAAGACTCTTGCAGCCCAGCTTGCGCAAGAGTATCGGGAATTCTTTCCGGATAACGCGGTTCACTACTTCGTCTCGTACTATGACTACTACCAGCCAGAAGCGTACATGCCGGTAACTGACACGTATATTGAAAAGGAAGCGCAGATTAACGA
Encoded here:
- a CDS encoding TIGR00730 family Rossman fold protein, yielding MQADKDNQPFSNTSYVPVTLHQVEEEIRERIHAVNDEMIAGFNLIKRQPKSVSIFGSSRFPETNKYYKDARELSGMLAKKGFSVVTGGGPGIMEAANRGASEHHGHSIGLNIKLPYEQHVNPYINHGMQFNYFFIRKVMLTFSAEAYIFFPGGFGTMDEFFEIATLVQTRKIEKVPMVLYGTDFWNPLIDFMKRNMFPLDTIDPDDLNLFMVTDSLEDIAALVEHVPVRNGVRIKKTPLP
- a CDS encoding FKBP-type peptidyl-prolyl cis-trans isomerase, yielding MDVKNSQQVEATGETNSLQVTDSVVGIGAEAVSGKTVTVHYTGKFTDGKVFDSSVGKQPFSFILGAGQVIAGWDTGVAGMKVGGKRSLVIPSSLGYGPNDYGPIPGGSTLLFDVELLDVK
- the tgt gene encoding tRNA guanosine(34) transglycosylase Tgt; the protein is MKFTLSKRLKTDLTRSISPDVSGRTGVITTDHGVIKTPAFVAVGTKATLKAITPEQAVEAGVQAVLANTYHLYLEPGADMVSAAGGFAKMMNWKGPTMTDSGGFQVFSLGAAYGKGISKILKSSSELSLAAGDVDEEVKAPLVSIDHDGVMFRSHIDGTAHYFTPEKSVDIQHALGADMFFAFDECTSPTETRVYQREALDRTHRWAKRCLTQHRNSIHATRQAIFGVIQGGRDRDLREESAKTIADMGFDGFGIGGSFAKEDMQTAVSWVNALLPEDQPRHLLGIGEPEDLFMGAEQGVDLFDCVAPTRIARNGGIHTSAGRINITNAVYRQDFGPLDNGCACYTCKNFTRAYVAHLFHSKEMLAATLATIHNLFFISDFMRKIRESMEDDTFYDFRDNFIKKYYSR